A section of the Cervus canadensis isolate Bull #8, Minnesota chromosome 8, ASM1932006v1, whole genome shotgun sequence genome encodes:
- the ADO gene encoding 2-aminoethanethiol dioxygenase, with translation MPRENMASLIQRIARQACLTFRGSGGGRSSSDRCEAPGPEAPIQQGFPENLSKLKSLLTQVRAEDLNISPRKATLQPLRPNLPPVTYMHICETDGFSLGVFLLKSGTSIPLHDHPGMHGILKVLYGTVRISCMDKLEVGSGQRPRAPPPEQQFEPPLQPRERDAVQPGVLRSRAEYTEASGPCFLTPHRDNLHQIDAVDGPAAFLDILAPPYDPDDGRDCHYYRVLEPVRAKEASGSACDLPREVWLLETPQADDFWCEGEPYPGPKVFP, from the coding sequence ATGCCCCGAGAAAACATGGCCTCCCTGATCCAACGGATCGCCCGCCAGGCGTGCCTCACCTTCCGGGGCAGCGGGGGCGGCCGCAGCTCTTCCGACCGCTGCGAGGCGCCAGGCCCGGAGGCGCCGATACAGCAGGGCTTCCCGGAGAACCTGAGCAAGCTGAAGAGCCTGCTGACCCAGGTCCGCGCGGAGGACCTGAACATCTCCCCGCGTAAGGCCACGCTGCAGCCGCTGCGGCCCAACCTGCCGCCCGTCACCTATATGCACATCTGCGAGACCGACGGCTTCAGCCTCGGCGTGTTCCTGCTCAAGAGCGGCACCTCCATCCCGCTGCACGACCACCCGGGCATGCACGGCATCCTCAAGGTGCTCTACGGGACCGTGCGCATCAGCTGCATGGACAAGCTGGAGGTGGGCAGCGGGCAGCGGCCGCGGGCCCCGCCACCAGAGCAGCAGTTCGAGCCGCCTCTGCAGCCCCGGGAGCGGGACGCGGTACAGCCGGGCGTGCTGCGCTCGCGGGCAGAATACACTGAGGCCAGCGGCCCGTGCTTCCTCACGCCGCACCGGGACAACCTGCACCAGATCGACGCCGTGGACGGGCCCGCCGCCTTCCTGGACATCCTGGCCCCTCCCTACGACCCCGACGACGGCCGGGACTGCCACTATTACCGAGTGCTGGAGCCTGTCAGGGCCAAGGAGGCCTCCGGCTCGGCCTGTGACCTGCCCCGAGAAGTGTGGCTCCTGGAGACCCCGCAAGCCGATGACTTTTGGTGCGAGGGGGAGCCTTATCCAGGTCCCAAGGTCTTCCCTTGA